A window of the Ostrea edulis chromosome 1, xbOstEdul1.1, whole genome shotgun sequence genome harbors these coding sequences:
- the LOC130046562 gene encoding uncharacterized protein LOC130046562 codes for MIRVLVLLSVCVAMAYSAGYQPGAYIPGGHIGAGHGGGIGSGIIGRGGSQWGSSRQWSSQGGIGGHGAGIGSGIGRIIGGGPRGGHIGGGQGRINGGGHGCGPYGCNQYGRK; via the exons ATGATCCGAGTTCTCGTTCTCCTCAGTGTCTGTGTCGCTATGGCGTACTCCGCCGGATACCAGC CCGGTGCTTACATTCCCGGTGGTCACATTGGAGCTGGACATGGTGGTGGTATCGGCAGTGGCATCATCGGTAGAGGCGGAAGTCAGTGGGGCTCTAGTCGGCAGTGGTCTAGCCAAGGAGGAATAGGAGGACACGGTGCTGGCATTGGAAGTGGAATAGGAAGAATCATCGGAGGTGGTCCCAGAGGCGGACATATTGGCGGAGGACAAGGGAGGATCAACGGGGGTGGTCACGGATGTGGGCCCTATGGCTGTAACCAATACGGACGTAAATAG